The Roseiconus lacunae genome has a segment encoding these proteins:
- a CDS encoding DUF2201 family putative metallopeptidase, translating to MSTSPRKKHTSRERITHVVEGWFISEPLLFAAWTLHDVVIEPRIETIRVQHGRIEYNPAFIDSLRKHELRSVLTFEAMRILLGHPYDRRQPRTELSYMASNLSVQECLRSDLPIDRARQVFGDEQFDDQYFEFYYQELLQRQQSDEDSDPGQSDDDESQSQSKSPSTNSQDEQQHETPDDDSVADDASAAADEDHRSGETGSSAPESSESASQRTSSDSLLQAYADPTRVGQENADGWESDDLFQNEVQTTIREAAETDGWGTIAGSAKEKILSTLEPIVDYRAILRSFRQSVLSVNRRLTRMKPSRRYGFTQMGSRYDFTTKLLFAVDVSGSMGAKDLRLGFSIVGRFFQYGVESIDVLWFDEQIRSEPMTLRRARNQFEVIGRGGTNFQPLMDYIDDHRGYDGLLVFTDGYAPVPTKPKNSKTRILWLFKDESTYQAMDPSLRSIGKAAYVRPTKSKPAASRS from the coding sequence ATGTCTACGTCACCACGAAAAAAGCATACGTCACGCGAGCGAATCACCCACGTTGTCGAGGGGTGGTTTATATCTGAACCGTTGCTATTTGCCGCCTGGACACTGCACGACGTCGTGATCGAACCCAGGATAGAAACGATTCGCGTCCAACACGGGCGGATCGAATACAACCCTGCGTTCATTGATTCGTTGCGAAAACACGAGTTGCGGTCTGTGCTTACGTTCGAAGCCATGCGAATCCTGCTCGGGCACCCTTATGATCGCCGGCAACCGCGCACCGAACTGTCATACATGGCGAGCAACTTGTCGGTGCAGGAATGCCTGCGAAGTGATCTTCCCATCGACCGCGCCCGCCAAGTTTTCGGAGATGAACAATTCGACGATCAGTACTTTGAGTTTTACTACCAAGAACTTCTTCAGAGACAGCAATCTGACGAAGACAGTGACCCGGGCCAATCGGACGACGACGAATCGCAATCACAGTCCAAGTCCCCATCAACAAATTCGCAAGACGAACAGCAACACGAAACACCAGACGACGATTCGGTTGCCGATGATGCGTCCGCTGCGGCGGATGAGGACCATCGATCCGGCGAAACAGGCTCATCGGCACCCGAATCGTCCGAATCGGCGTCACAACGTACAAGTTCGGATAGCTTGCTGCAGGCCTACGCCGATCCGACGCGAGTTGGTCAGGAGAACGCCGACGGTTGGGAAAGCGACGATCTATTTCAAAATGAAGTGCAAACAACGATCCGTGAAGCCGCCGAGACGGATGGCTGGGGCACGATTGCTGGATCCGCGAAGGAAAAGATTCTTTCGACGTTAGAACCGATCGTTGACTATCGCGCTATCTTGAGAAGCTTTCGTCAGAGCGTGCTCTCGGTCAATCGACGTCTCACACGAATGAAACCAAGTCGTCGCTACGGTTTCACGCAGATGGGAAGTCGCTATGACTTCACGACCAAGTTGCTTTTCGCAGTCGATGTCTCCGGTTCGATGGGGGCCAAAGATCTGCGATTAGGCTTTTCAATCGTCGGGCGTTTTTTTCAGTATGGTGTCGAGTCGATCGACGTGCTCTGGTTCGACGAACAGATCCGGTCCGAACCGATGACCTTGCGTCGGGCAAGGAATCAATTCGAAGTAATTGGACGTGGTGGCACGAACTTTCAACCGTTGATGGACTACATCGACGACCACCGTGGCTATGATGGGCTGCTCGTTTTTACCGATGGGTATGCACCGGTTCCGACGAAACCAAAGAATTCGAAAACTCGCATTCTTTGGCTTTTCAAAGACGAATCGACCTACCAAGCGATGGATCCTTCGCTTCGGTCAATTGGCAAAGCCGCCTACGTTCGGCCGACGAAGTCGAAGCCGGCGGCGTCACGAAGCTGA
- a CDS encoding LamG-like jellyroll fold domain-containing protein, translating into MADSQLDELIERLLDDELSPAEVDELVGLLRDHPHKIGDLRSHLEIADLLSQYEDPYRDLDRFKAALQTRQDAAADRDGFVNRVVASAKNASASDDRLLCDTNEAQIGMPQASGARNSVARVPALVAWTGWFAAATAILLLAGVLLHEETTTVEISERPNFVSPTEADDPDDLGVAVLTQASQLVGKEVADLIPGQTIPPGTIAWESGLIQLEFYGGATVVAQGPAKLEILDASRVVCHSGRLRANVPEPARGFAVLAPTLELVDLGTEFGVDVSANGQTEVHVFDGTVEIYEPQSNRNLSTRRELNAGDAVAVGQGGERLPIDVRNQDFVTPGRLHELTNARNREQQRDWQEFRDSLRSDPRVVAYFPFDRSPTEDRTLDGYGSDGSRLVGAIVGCEWSEGRWPDKAALQFKRPGDRVRIQLPGEYDSLTYSTWLRVDGLDRRFNSLLLTDGFPVNAPHWQIRQDGRLILGVSHSPKASRDYMTEPVFDVFRLGQWVHLATVYDASERRIDHYVNGELHARTSLHEKAEGKLRIGDATIGNWYRGSNRFHPTKVRNLNGCMDELIVFGDVLGEAEIQKIYDVGKP; encoded by the coding sequence ATGGCCGATTCACAACTTGACGAACTGATCGAGCGATTGCTCGATGATGAACTTTCGCCCGCCGAAGTAGACGAGCTGGTTGGGCTTTTGCGCGACCACCCGCACAAGATCGGAGATCTGCGATCGCATTTGGAAATCGCAGATCTGCTTTCCCAGTACGAAGACCCCTATCGTGATCTGGATCGGTTCAAAGCAGCACTGCAGACCCGGCAGGATGCTGCGGCTGATCGAGATGGTTTCGTCAATCGAGTCGTCGCATCGGCGAAGAATGCTTCTGCTTCCGATGACCGTTTACTTTGCGACACAAACGAAGCTCAAATTGGAATGCCACAAGCTTCGGGCGCGCGTAATTCCGTAGCTCGAGTACCGGCACTCGTCGCTTGGACCGGTTGGTTTGCAGCTGCCACAGCGATCCTATTGCTTGCCGGCGTTTTGTTGCACGAAGAAACCACAACCGTTGAAATCAGTGAGCGTCCAAACTTCGTCTCACCAACTGAGGCTGACGATCCCGATGATTTGGGCGTTGCGGTGTTGACGCAGGCCTCTCAACTGGTAGGCAAAGAAGTTGCCGACTTGATCCCCGGCCAAACGATCCCGCCGGGTACGATCGCATGGGAATCCGGGCTCATCCAACTAGAGTTTTACGGTGGTGCCACCGTGGTTGCGCAAGGTCCGGCAAAGCTCGAGATCCTCGATGCGTCTCGAGTCGTCTGTCATTCAGGTCGATTGCGCGCTAACGTTCCCGAACCGGCGCGCGGTTTTGCGGTGCTTGCCCCGACGTTGGAACTGGTCGACTTAGGAACCGAATTTGGTGTCGACGTATCCGCGAATGGCCAAACAGAAGTTCATGTTTTTGACGGAACCGTGGAAATCTATGAACCGCAATCAAATCGCAATCTTTCGACGCGGCGCGAATTAAACGCCGGTGATGCGGTAGCGGTCGGACAAGGCGGCGAACGTTTGCCGATCGATGTTCGAAACCAAGACTTTGTGACACCGGGACGATTGCATGAATTGACGAATGCTCGAAATCGCGAGCAGCAACGTGACTGGCAAGAATTTCGGGATTCGTTGCGAAGCGACCCACGAGTCGTCGCATATTTTCCTTTCGATCGCTCGCCGACCGAGGATCGAACGTTGGACGGTTATGGTTCCGATGGCAGCCGATTGGTTGGAGCGATCGTCGGTTGCGAGTGGTCAGAAGGCAGATGGCCTGACAAAGCCGCATTGCAGTTTAAACGTCCTGGGGACCGTGTCCGGATACAACTTCCGGGCGAGTACGATTCGCTGACTTATTCGACATGGCTACGTGTCGACGGATTGGATCGCCGATTCAATTCGCTGTTGTTGACCGATGGATTTCCCGTCAACGCTCCACACTGGCAGATCCGCCAAGACGGGCGGCTGATTCTCGGAGTGTCACATTCGCCCAAAGCGTCACGCGATTATATGACCGAGCCCGTGTTTGACGTTTTTCGCTTGGGCCAATGGGTCCATCTCGCGACTGTCTACGATGCGAGCGAACGCCGAATTGATCACTACGTCAATGGCGAACTTCACGCCCGGACGTCACTCCACGAGAAAGCCGAAGGAAAACTTCGCATCGGGGACGCAACGATTGGTAACTGGTATCGGGGTTCGAATCGCTTTCATCCGACCAAGGTTCGAAACTTGAACGGTTGCATGGACGAGCTCATTGTTTTCGGTGACGTTCTTGGTGAAGCGGAAATACAAAAAATCTACGATGTCGGCAAACCTTGA
- a CDS encoding alpha/beta fold hydrolase produces the protein MQPSPHQFDVPVSRFQVGSYTLAYRDQHPESTDSDAEVSSRPTILCVHGNPTWGYYYRRVFQHFASTHRVVAIDHLGCGDSDKPPRSQFPYRLENHQQNLADLVEHLDLRNVMLLAHDWGGAIGLGALLKTRERFSAITLLNTGAFPPPYVPWRIAACRLPVLGTLGVRGLNLFAKAAVTMAMNRNRLDPEVAAGLLRPYDSWANRVAIDAFVRDIPMSKSAPTYQTLLDLEQRLPSLANLPSLLVWGMKDWCFRPDCLRRFQQAWPNARSLEIDDAGHYVIEDAPEAVLAAIESFVADVEASTQS, from the coding sequence ATGCAACCATCGCCCCATCAATTCGACGTCCCCGTTTCCCGGTTTCAGGTCGGAAGCTACACGCTTGCGTATCGCGATCAGCATCCCGAAAGCACCGATTCCGACGCAGAAGTGTCTAGTCGACCGACGATCTTGTGTGTGCACGGCAATCCGACTTGGGGTTACTACTACCGCCGAGTTTTTCAACATTTCGCTTCTACGCATCGAGTCGTCGCGATCGACCATCTCGGTTGTGGCGATAGCGATAAACCACCAAGATCGCAGTTCCCATATCGCCTGGAAAATCACCAGCAGAACCTCGCCGACTTGGTCGAGCACCTCGACCTACGCAATGTGATGCTGCTGGCGCACGACTGGGGAGGCGCGATCGGCCTAGGGGCGTTGCTAAAAACACGCGAGCGTTTCTCGGCGATCACGCTTCTCAACACCGGTGCGTTTCCCCCTCCATACGTGCCGTGGCGAATCGCAGCCTGTCGCTTACCAGTGCTGGGGACGTTGGGAGTTCGAGGCCTGAATCTTTTTGCCAAGGCAGCGGTGACGATGGCGATGAATCGGAACCGGTTGGATCCCGAGGTTGCCGCGGGGTTGCTGCGTCCCTATGACTCTTGGGCCAACCGGGTGGCGATCGACGCCTTCGTCCGCGATATCCCGATGTCGAAATCGGCGCCGACGTATCAGACGCTCCTTGATCTGGAGCAGCGTTTGCCATCGCTCGCCAACCTTCCGTCCTTGTTAGTTTGGGGAATGAAGGACTGGTGCTTTCGGCCGGATTGCTTGCGTCGTTTTCAACAAGCTTGGCCGAACGCGCGTTCGTTAGAAATTGACGATGCCGGGCACTATGTCATCGAAGACGCCCCGGAAGCGGTTTTGGCGGCAATCGAAAGTTTTGTCGCCGATGTTGAAGCGTCGACGCAGTCGTGA
- a CDS encoding AAA family ATPase: MAVRVDARELIELLELTPPDQNVMLVGRHGIGKSQIIGAHYAARGMPVVSFFLGQMSDPGDLIGLLHKDERTGRSEFLPPYWWPSDDQPIALFLDELNRARPEILQAVMELALNKTLAGKRLPMGSVIVSAVNEGDEYQLTDLDPALVSRFNLYEFTPTIEDWLLWAERNDLDQRVIRFVQQQPHFLDRDGTSAPGDPNEVLSGLVKTPDRRAWHRVSDLIQSHEQITDTLLKLIAGIVGSNAASAFRRSLAIRLPVTAADTLLDLAKHRKKLNALSLAELLMLNEQILLWISGGKCPADREDQARNGLLGYVKLVRKRKLDEVVAHLVATIQKPKFDAVMEFVSESIELTEVLTSYMEGIRIE, from the coding sequence TTGGCCGTCCGCGTAGATGCTCGTGAATTGATTGAACTGCTGGAACTGACGCCACCCGACCAGAACGTGATGCTGGTCGGACGCCACGGGATTGGGAAAAGCCAAATCATCGGTGCCCATTATGCCGCGCGTGGCATGCCTGTCGTCTCTTTTTTCCTTGGCCAAATGAGCGACCCCGGCGACTTGATCGGCTTACTTCACAAGGACGAACGGACCGGGCGCAGCGAGTTTCTGCCGCCCTACTGGTGGCCTTCGGACGATCAGCCGATCGCATTGTTTCTTGACGAGTTGAACCGAGCGCGGCCCGAAATTCTGCAAGCGGTAATGGAATTGGCGTTGAACAAGACCTTGGCCGGAAAACGATTGCCTATGGGAAGCGTGATTGTCTCGGCGGTGAACGAAGGCGACGAGTACCAACTTACCGACCTCGACCCGGCACTGGTGTCGCGGTTCAATCTATATGAATTCACGCCCACGATCGAGGATTGGCTGCTGTGGGCCGAACGTAACGATCTGGATCAACGTGTCATCCGTTTTGTTCAACAGCAACCTCACTTCCTCGACCGAGACGGAACGTCCGCCCCCGGTGATCCCAACGAGGTGTTATCCGGGCTTGTCAAAACCCCAGACCGACGCGCGTGGCATCGCGTCAGTGACCTGATTCAATCTCACGAACAAATCACCGACACGCTTTTGAAGCTGATTGCGGGGATTGTCGGATCCAATGCCGCGTCGGCCTTCCGCCGCAGCCTAGCGATCAGGTTGCCAGTCACGGCGGCCGACACACTTCTTGATCTCGCAAAGCATCGAAAGAAACTTAACGCACTGTCACTAGCGGAACTCCTGATGCTCAACGAGCAGATCTTACTTTGGATCAGTGGTGGTAAATGCCCAGCCGATCGTGAAGATCAGGCGCGCAACGGCCTGCTTGGTTACGTCAAGCTGGTTCGAAAACGAAAACTAGATGAGGTCGTCGCGCACCTCGTCGCAACGATTCAAAAACCTAAATTTGACGCCGTCATGGAGTTTGTATCGGAGTCGATTGAATTGACCGAAGTGCTGACCAGCTATATGGAAGGCATTCGAATTGAATAG
- a CDS encoding PVC-type heme-binding CxxCH protein, protein MAIAPSKSYSDVPFEFQQDDVVAIFGNGLADRMQHDPWVETILQSKLKDKNVRFRNMSFSGDMVNQRPRNKGFTNDTEYLQHVAPDVVWLMYGYNESHAGPGGADAYEGELVKLVEKYRELRKQAGVEARFVLFSPIAYEYTGNPHLPDGRELNSNLRAFTAATEAAAETVDATFVNLFTPTLQLYETTEDPLTLNGIHLNAKGYRKLADVIANRLIGESVGDDAKLTQIYEAVEDKNWHWHNRYRATDGNDIWGSRSTLSFVDGQTNADVLVHELKMLDQMTANRDPVIWAAANGRSIKADDSNVPKPVTVKTNVGGGSRSSSKEKEGSTDYLSPEESLAKINVPDGFELNVFASEKMFPDLANPVQLQVDTKGRLWAASWNSYPKWEPGDELKDSLMIFEDTDRDGVADKRKIFAHVHNPLGFEFWGGGVLVTSGPDLLFLKDTDGDDKADVRYPILQGLGTSDTHHAANNLIYGPDGGIYWQSGVFLVHNHETPWKSNLNTGVSGMYRFDPRTFAISPIAANSPNPHGSSFDRWGYLYANDGTGGKSYQVRPKDDGFQMHSLVVKEFRPVPANEILSSAHFPEDMQQDFLILNVIGFLGIKQYDLDRGDGGNRPYGHVWGTPVRELLNGEDRNFRPSDAIVGEDGALYVADWHNMIIGHMQHNIRDPSRDHKHGRILRLTVKGRPLQEPVAIDGQPIEALLENLKHPVDGVRHRTRVELSERDSAEVLAKAQAWAKDFNPDIEDEAHHLLEALWLHQQHDAVNEELLAKLLSSDVPHAVVAAKTVQHFWNNFDAKRAVKFAGSPELHIVNYRPPRHLDRKYHDSYKRGGLIFQRESHCATCHLTNGQGNGSVYPTLVGSPWVTGSEERLIKLALHGMWGKMQVGGKIYDPSRGVPPMTAFRDLLKDNEMADVLTFVRNTWGNQASPIDAELVTKVRAETSDRTTFWKPEELEAIHPLEKALMMKEDLETPEVINNLALEKDLLGQPADALVAAAMERGKVNRGKRVFYQSAAACFACHDPPGNAPRMGPDLTKLTKAMKPVDWVDAVLHPSKQIDKEFAQINVLTDEGKVISGIRISEDDTGIVLRNVAQPKPITIADESIEEVKESKNSMMPDGLVRMLKDRQEFDDLLRYLISLK, encoded by the coding sequence ATGGCCATCGCACCAAGTAAGTCATACTCCGATGTCCCGTTTGAATTCCAGCAAGACGATGTTGTCGCAATCTTCGGCAATGGCTTAGCTGACCGAATGCAGCATGACCCTTGGGTCGAAACGATTCTGCAATCCAAGCTGAAGGACAAAAACGTTCGATTCCGGAACATGAGTTTTTCCGGTGACATGGTCAATCAGCGGCCAAGAAACAAAGGCTTTACGAACGACACCGAATATCTGCAGCATGTCGCACCCGACGTTGTCTGGTTGATGTACGGCTACAACGAATCACACGCCGGCCCCGGGGGCGCGGATGCCTATGAAGGTGAGTTGGTCAAGCTAGTCGAGAAGTATCGTGAGCTGCGAAAACAAGCCGGCGTTGAAGCTCGGTTTGTTCTCTTCAGCCCGATTGCTTACGAATACACCGGCAATCCGCATCTACCTGATGGTCGCGAATTGAACTCCAACTTGCGGGCGTTCACCGCTGCCACCGAAGCGGCGGCAGAGACTGTCGATGCGACATTTGTGAATCTCTTCACGCCGACGCTTCAGTTGTACGAAACCACCGAAGATCCTCTGACGCTCAACGGCATTCACCTCAATGCGAAAGGCTACCGAAAACTTGCCGACGTAATCGCGAATCGACTGATCGGAGAATCCGTTGGTGATGATGCCAAACTCACGCAGATTTACGAAGCCGTCGAGGATAAGAACTGGCATTGGCACAATCGCTATCGCGCCACCGATGGCAACGACATCTGGGGATCGCGGTCGACACTGAGCTTTGTCGATGGCCAAACGAACGCGGATGTGTTGGTGCATGAGTTAAAAATGCTAGACCAAATGACCGCCAACCGGGATCCGGTAATTTGGGCGGCAGCGAACGGCAGATCCATCAAAGCGGATGACAGTAACGTTCCCAAACCGGTCACGGTGAAGACGAATGTCGGTGGCGGAAGCCGAAGTTCAAGTAAAGAGAAGGAAGGAAGCACGGATTACCTAAGCCCCGAAGAGAGTCTGGCAAAAATCAATGTGCCCGATGGCTTCGAGCTAAACGTCTTTGCTTCTGAGAAGATGTTTCCCGATTTGGCAAACCCCGTTCAATTACAAGTTGATACGAAAGGGCGTTTATGGGCCGCCAGTTGGAATTCTTATCCCAAGTGGGAACCCGGCGATGAATTGAAAGACAGCTTGATGATCTTTGAAGATACCGATCGTGATGGCGTCGCCGACAAGCGAAAGATCTTCGCCCATGTCCACAATCCACTCGGATTCGAATTTTGGGGCGGAGGCGTCTTGGTCACCTCGGGACCCGATCTACTGTTCCTGAAGGACACCGACGGGGATGACAAGGCCGACGTGCGTTACCCGATCTTGCAAGGTCTGGGAACGTCTGACACACACCATGCGGCGAACAATCTGATTTACGGTCCCGACGGTGGGATCTATTGGCAAAGCGGCGTGTTTTTGGTGCACAACCATGAGACTCCCTGGAAGTCGAATCTGAATACCGGTGTATCGGGAATGTATCGATTCGACCCTCGTACGTTTGCGATCAGCCCGATTGCCGCAAACAGTCCGAACCCTCACGGCAGTAGCTTCGATCGCTGGGGATATCTGTATGCGAACGACGGTACCGGAGGAAAGTCCTATCAAGTCCGTCCGAAAGACGACGGCTTTCAAATGCACTCGCTAGTTGTCAAGGAATTTCGCCCCGTTCCCGCGAACGAAATCCTATCGTCAGCCCACTTTCCGGAGGACATGCAACAGGACTTTTTGATCTTGAATGTGATTGGGTTCCTAGGCATCAAACAGTATGATTTGGATCGCGGTGACGGTGGCAATCGTCCCTACGGTCACGTCTGGGGGACGCCGGTCCGCGAGTTACTTAACGGCGAGGATCGGAATTTTCGTCCTAGCGATGCGATCGTCGGCGAAGACGGCGCGCTTTATGTGGCCGACTGGCACAACATGATTATCGGTCACATGCAACACAACATCCGTGACCCAAGTCGCGACCACAAGCATGGGCGAATTCTGCGTTTGACGGTCAAAGGGAGACCTTTGCAAGAACCTGTCGCGATCGACGGTCAACCCATTGAAGCGTTACTGGAAAACCTCAAGCACCCGGTCGACGGCGTACGGCATCGGACGCGTGTCGAACTGAGCGAGCGTGATTCGGCCGAAGTCCTTGCCAAGGCGCAAGCGTGGGCAAAAGATTTCAATCCTGACATCGAAGATGAAGCTCATCATCTATTGGAGGCACTTTGGCTGCACCAGCAACACGACGCAGTCAACGAAGAATTGTTGGCAAAACTGCTTTCCTCCGATGTCCCCCATGCGGTCGTCGCTGCGAAAACAGTGCAACACTTTTGGAATAACTTTGATGCGAAACGAGCCGTGAAATTCGCGGGCTCACCTGAATTGCATATCGTCAACTATCGCCCGCCTCGTCACCTGGATCGAAAGTACCATGATTCCTATAAACGTGGTGGTTTGATCTTCCAGCGTGAATCACATTGTGCGACGTGCCACCTGACCAATGGTCAGGGCAACGGCTCGGTTTACCCGACGCTGGTCGGCAGTCCATGGGTCACGGGAAGCGAAGAACGGCTGATCAAGCTTGCGTTGCACGGCATGTGGGGCAAGATGCAGGTCGGTGGAAAAATTTACGATCCTTCGCGAGGCGTTCCGCCGATGACGGCATTTCGTGATTTGTTGAAAGACAATGAAATGGCGGACGTGCTGACGTTCGTTCGAAACACCTGGGGCAACCAAGCGTCGCCGATCGATGCCGAACTGGTCACTAAGGTTCGGGCCGAAACGTCTGATCGCACGACCTTCTGGAAGCCAGAGGAGTTGGAAGCGATCCATCCCCTGGAAAAGGCTCTGATGATGAAAGAGGACCTGGAAACTCCTGAAGTCATCAATAACTTGGCACTCGAAAAAGACCTGCTGGGCCAGCCCGCAGACGCTTTGGTTGCCGCGGCGATGGAACGCGGTAAGGTCAATCGAGGCAAACGAGTGTTCTACCAGTCAGCCGCCGCATGTTTCGCTTGTCACGACCCACCTGGCAATGCGCCGCGAATGGGGCCCGACTTGACAAAGCTCACCAAGGCGATGAAGCCTGTCGACTGGGTCGACGCGGTGCTGCACCCATCCAAGCAGATCGACAAGGAATTCGCTCAGATCAACGTGTTGACTGACGAAGGCAAAGTGATATCGGGAATTCGTATTTCCGAAGATGACACCGGAATTGTTTTGCGAAACGTTGCTCAGCCAAAGCCAATTACCATCGCTGATGAATCGATCGAAGAGGTCAAAGAATCAAAGAATTCGATGATGCCAGATGGATTGGTACGAATGCTGAAAGATCGGCAAGAGTTTGACGATTTGCTTCGTTACCTGATTAGTTTGAAGTGA
- a CDS encoding 6-pyruvoyl trahydropterin synthase family protein — MNQPTFRVDVTKEQFVFSAAHFITFAGDICERLHGHNYGVRASVEGPLDENRYVVDFIALRDAVLEQTTSLDHHVILPTDHAEIKITSDEKETTATFRDRRWVFPNEDCVMLPVINTTAEEIARVIAERVRDKTKDKFGNALHWIEVAVDENHGQWGVCRIPW, encoded by the coding sequence ATGAATCAACCGACATTTCGCGTTGATGTTACGAAAGAACAATTTGTATTTTCCGCCGCACACTTCATCACCTTCGCCGGCGATATTTGCGAGCGATTACACGGACATAACTACGGCGTGCGGGCCAGCGTGGAAGGTCCACTCGATGAAAACCGTTACGTCGTCGACTTCATTGCGCTCCGTGATGCGGTGCTTGAGCAAACAACATCGCTCGATCACCACGTCATTTTGCCGACCGACCACGCTGAGATCAAAATCACGAGCGACGAGAAAGAAACCACGGCGACCTTTCGCGACCGGCGTTGGGTGTTCCCGAACGAAGATTGTGTGATGTTGCCGGTGATCAACACGACGGCTGAAGAAATCGCCCGTGTGATTGCCGAACGTGTCCGAGATAAAACCAAAGACAAGTTTGGCAATGCCTTACACTGGATCGAAGTCGCGGTGGATGAAAACCACGGGCAATGGGGTGTCTGCCGGATTCCTTGGTGA
- a CDS encoding triphosphoribosyl-dephospho-CoA synthase, whose translation MNQVLQTYRQLSQTPHDGVRWACLLEATAPKAGNVFPGQSFADLRYRDFVDAAEIASQVFGANPDRFSTSVLEGTRQVADQIGTNVNLGILLLLGPLVQVDQTSGLSNDDAELIGRVTETLHSLDAADANQLYEAINMAHPGGMGKVDEMDLADSAPPSFLDAMTAAADRDQIAANYANGFEDLISCVLPMLDQAVQQSQDILTGISIAHLRLLADREDSLIERKFGRSVAIEVRRKADFDHDDLHARMRFDAYLRTSYAKPLNPGTTADMIAAGLYCLLRRGNSNPWRVNHESTDISR comes from the coding sequence GTGAACCAAGTTCTTCAGACATATCGCCAGCTTAGCCAAACGCCTCACGATGGGGTTCGCTGGGCGTGCCTGCTTGAAGCTACGGCGCCGAAAGCCGGCAACGTCTTTCCCGGGCAATCGTTCGCCGACTTACGTTATCGGGATTTCGTCGATGCGGCCGAGATCGCTTCACAGGTTTTCGGCGCCAACCCGGATCGATTCAGCACGAGTGTTCTCGAAGGAACTCGCCAGGTCGCTGACCAGATTGGCACCAACGTCAATCTGGGAATTCTGCTCCTGCTTGGACCGCTGGTTCAAGTCGACCAGACAAGCGGGCTTTCGAATGACGATGCCGAATTGATCGGACGGGTGACCGAGACGCTACACTCGCTTGATGCTGCCGACGCGAATCAACTCTACGAGGCGATCAACATGGCCCATCCCGGCGGAATGGGAAAAGTCGACGAAATGGACCTTGCCGATTCGGCACCCCCAAGCTTTCTCGACGCGATGACCGCGGCGGCTGATCGCGATCAGATTGCGGCCAACTACGCCAACGGCTTCGAGGATTTGATTTCCTGTGTTCTGCCGATGCTCGATCAAGCAGTTCAGCAATCACAGGACATCCTGACCGGCATTTCAATCGCCCATCTGCGATTACTCGCCGATCGCGAAGACTCGTTGATCGAACGCAAATTTGGTCGCTCGGTTGCGATCGAAGTTCGTCGAAAGGCTGACTTTGATCACGATGACCTACACGCTCGAATGCGTTTTGATGCTTACCTTCGAACCAGTTACGCAAAGCCACTGAACCCCGGTACGACCGCCGATATGATCGCCGCCGGGTTGTATTGTTTGCTTCGACGTGGCAATTCCAACCCGTGGAGGGTGAATCATGAATCAACCGACATTTCGCGTTGA
- a CDS encoding sigma-70 family RNA polymerase sigma factor, which translates to MQRASDTDDLAELVTNQHQQLRSFVRTLGVDADWVDDVAQEVFLVAWRERKSFDADRDIGKWLRGIARNLVRNELRKQSRQKRLLHEGLSELLLKHSDAEVASEEHFCAHGPELRDCVERLAPKSRRLVAGRYEDGWNASDLADHLGMTSAAVRQALMRIRQQLKHCIELRIAEASQIDGRFTT; encoded by the coding sequence ATGCAACGCGCTTCCGATACCGACGATTTGGCCGAACTGGTCACGAATCAGCATCAGCAGCTCCGTTCGTTTGTTCGAACGCTCGGAGTGGATGCGGATTGGGTCGATGACGTCGCCCAAGAGGTATTTTTGGTCGCGTGGCGTGAACGTAAGTCCTTTGACGCCGATCGTGACATCGGTAAATGGCTTCGTGGGATCGCAAGAAATTTGGTACGGAACGAATTACGGAAGCAGAGCCGTCAGAAGCGTCTACTGCATGAAGGTCTCTCCGAATTGTTGCTGAAGCATTCGGATGCCGAAGTGGCATCGGAGGAACATTTTTGCGCCCACGGGCCTGAACTCCGCGATTGTGTGGAACGCCTTGCCCCCAAAAGTCGTCGGTTGGTCGCCGGACGCTACGAAGATGGCTGGAACGCGAGTGATCTGGCCGATCATTTGGGGATGACATCCGCCGCTGTTCGTCAGGCATTGATGAGGATTCGTCAACAGTTGAAACATTGCATCGAACTTCGAATCGCGGAGGCATCGCAGATTGATGGCCGATTCACAACTTGA